A single region of the Ancylobacter novellus DSM 506 genome encodes:
- a CDS encoding ABC transporter ATP-binding protein, whose amino-acid sequence MAAAVELEGVNVTFGEFVAVKDANLTIEPGEFFSFLGPSGCGKTTLLRTISGFIEPTRGSVRIGGEDMKGIGPNRRPTALIFQNLALFPMMTVAENIGYGLRVRGVPRHERDEKVKNLLIQVALSEHGHKRVSELSGGQKQRVAIARALAVEPSVLLLDEPLSALDLKLRQHMRTELRAIQKRVGITFIYITHDQGEALTMSDRIAVMNAGVIEQVGDGRAVYAEPRTPFVASFVGENNAIRGRITETADGLATLDTPLGELKGRNPVGLETGQEALLFVRPELMQLRANGSTIGFDGETLDVAYEGSVTHVTLRVRTGQKVTASFSASAGIPLPTGGENLRIGFRPEDGLLLARPERH is encoded by the coding sequence ATGGCCGCTGCCGTCGAGCTTGAGGGCGTCAACGTCACCTTCGGCGAGTTCGTCGCGGTGAAGGACGCCAACCTCACCATCGAGCCGGGCGAGTTCTTCTCCTTCCTCGGCCCGTCCGGCTGCGGCAAGACCACGCTGCTGCGCACCATCTCCGGCTTCATCGAGCCCACGCGGGGATCGGTGCGCATCGGCGGGGAGGACATGAAGGGCATCGGCCCGAACCGGCGGCCGACCGCGCTGATCTTCCAGAACCTCGCGCTGTTCCCGATGATGACGGTGGCCGAGAACATCGGCTACGGCCTGCGCGTGCGCGGCGTGCCCCGCCACGAGCGCGACGAGAAGGTGAAGAACCTGCTCATCCAGGTGGCGCTTTCCGAGCACGGCCACAAGCGCGTCTCCGAATTGTCCGGCGGCCAGAAGCAGCGCGTCGCCATCGCCCGCGCGCTCGCCGTCGAGCCCTCCGTCCTGCTTCTCGACGAGCCGCTCTCCGCGCTCGACCTCAAGCTCCGGCAGCACATGCGCACCGAATTGCGCGCCATCCAGAAGCGGGTCGGTATCACCTTCATCTACATCACCCACGACCAGGGCGAGGCCCTGACCATGTCCGACCGCATCGCGGTGATGAATGCCGGCGTGATCGAGCAGGTCGGCGACGGCCGCGCCGTCTATGCCGAGCCGCGCACGCCCTTCGTCGCCTCCTTCGTCGGCGAGAACAACGCCATTCGCGGGCGTATAACCGAGACGGCAGACGGCCTCGCCACGCTCGACACGCCGCTCGGCGAGCTGAAGGGCCGCAACCCGGTCGGGCTGGAGACCGGGCAGGAGGCGTTGCTCTTCGTGCGGCCCGAGCTGATGCAGCTGCGCGCCAACGGCTCGACCATCGGCTTCGACGGCGAGACGCTCGACGTCGCCTATGAGGGCAGTGTCACCCATGTCACGCTGCGGGTACGGACCGGGCAGAAGGTGACGGCGAGCTTCAGCGCCAGCGCCGGCATCCCGCTGCCGACCGGCGGCGAGAATCTGCGCATCGGCTTCCGGCCGGAGGACGGCCTGCTGCTCGCCCGGCCGGAGCGGCACTGA
- a CDS encoding ABC transporter permease, translating into MSGGLAFVFGMPLVVALGFFALATYERRTGVATGPGFFQRNGLVIGLYLVIAVGFWAFFIILLPQLAMVDMSFRPKLPPSQMGGPKDVYTLENYRYFLFGSTTSTAEWNWLHIKAFLLTIGVSIAITALNFAICYPLAFHMAQSSTAARLRILLLLLILPYWVNEILRAFAFRVLLSSGGIINQMLMGLGVTSEPVDFLGADVGLYMGLSYAYLLMMIFPLYNAIESLDRNQIEAARDLGAPWWHIHAFIVMPHAKPGIASGCTLVFMLCAGALAAPLVLGGPRTLWFTPIVYDRFYQAFNWPQGAAYAFILLVTCIVFVLLVLKAFRLSLGEITR; encoded by the coding sequence ATGAGCGGCGGCCTCGCCTTCGTCTTCGGCATGCCGCTGGTGGTGGCGCTCGGCTTCTTCGCGCTCGCCACCTATGAGCGGCGCACCGGCGTCGCCACCGGCCCCGGCTTCTTCCAGCGCAACGGCCTCGTCATCGGGCTCTATCTGGTGATCGCGGTCGGCTTCTGGGCCTTCTTCATCATCCTGCTGCCGCAGCTCGCCATGGTGGACATGTCGTTCCGCCCGAAGCTGCCGCCCTCGCAGATGGGTGGGCCGAAGGACGTCTACACGCTGGAGAACTACCGCTACTTCCTGTTCGGCTCGACCACCTCGACCGCCGAATGGAACTGGTTGCACATCAAGGCCTTCCTGCTCACCATCGGCGTGAGCATCGCGATAACCGCGCTCAACTTCGCCATCTGCTACCCGCTCGCCTTCCACATGGCGCAGTCCTCCACCGCGGCGCGGCTGCGCATCCTCTTGCTGCTGCTGATCCTGCCCTATTGGGTGAACGAGATCCTGCGTGCCTTCGCCTTCCGGGTGCTGCTCTCCTCCGGCGGGATCATCAACCAGATGCTGATGGGGCTGGGTGTCACCTCCGAGCCGGTCGATTTCCTCGGCGCCGATGTCGGCCTCTATATGGGCCTCTCCTACGCCTACCTGCTGATGATGATCTTCCCGCTCTACAACGCCATAGAGAGCCTCGACAGGAACCAGATCGAGGCGGCGCGGGACCTCGGGGCGCCGTGGTGGCACATCCACGCCTTCATCGTCATGCCGCACGCCAAGCCCGGCATCGCCTCGGGCTGCACGCTGGTGTTCATGCTGTGCGCCGGCGCGCTGGCCGCGCCGCTGGTGCTCGGCGGGCCGCGCACGCTGTGGTTCACGCCGATCGTCTATGACCGCTTCTACCAGGCCTTCAACTGGCCGCAGGGCGCCGCCTACGCCTTCATCCTGCTGGTCACCTGCATCGTCTTCGTGCTGCTGGTGCTGAAGGCGTTCCGGCTCAGCCTCGGAGAAATCACGCGATGA
- a CDS encoding ABC transporter permease gives MNAGPFQRVMFAVYIVVFFLYLLGPLAVMGVSAFNTPQYPQVWPFEGFTLDWFGTLFADQDLMTGLQMSVWIGILVVAISVPIGLAGAIVMTQIQARARSAYYLVVVSPVLTPGIIIGISTVVFWRQFTGQTGTRFLYDGVILTVLGQASFISAYCMLIILARLQRFDRAQEEAALDLGATYPQVFRHILLPFLKPALASAAVLAFLSSFENYNTTTFSILSDKTLTTVLAGRVRQGSTPAISALAVMIVAATILGAIGYELYKRRADALAARRQRAAQIEEEAELSGTPAPAMG, from the coding sequence ATGAATGCCGGCCCCTTCCAGCGCGTGATGTTCGCGGTCTACATTGTCGTCTTCTTCCTCTACCTGCTCGGCCCGCTGGCGGTGATGGGGGTGTCGGCCTTCAACACCCCGCAATACCCGCAGGTCTGGCCGTTCGAGGGCTTCACCCTCGACTGGTTCGGCACGCTCTTCGCCGACCAGGACCTGATGACGGGCCTGCAGATGAGCGTGTGGATCGGCATCCTCGTGGTGGCGATCTCCGTGCCGATCGGGCTCGCCGGCGCCATCGTCATGACGCAGATCCAGGCCCGCGCCCGCTCGGCCTATTACCTCGTCGTGGTCTCGCCGGTGCTCACCCCCGGCATCATCATCGGCATCTCGACCGTGGTGTTCTGGCGCCAGTTCACCGGCCAGACCGGCACGCGCTTCCTCTATGACGGCGTGATCCTCACCGTGCTTGGCCAGGCGAGCTTCATCTCCGCCTATTGCATGCTGATCATCCTCGCCCGCCTCCAGCGCTTCGACCGCGCGCAGGAGGAAGCGGCGCTCGACCTCGGCGCCACCTACCCGCAGGTGTTCCGCCACATATTGCTGCCCTTCCTCAAGCCGGCGCTGGCCTCAGCGGCGGTGCTGGCGTTCCTGTCCTCCTTCGAGAACTACAACACCACCACCTTCTCCATCCTCTCCGACAAGACGCTGACCACGGTGCTGGCCGGACGCGTGCGGCAGGGCTCGACCCCGGCGATCTCGGCGCTGGCGGTGATGATCGTCGCCGCCACGATCCTCGGCGCCATCGGCTATGAGCTCTACAAGCGCCGCGCCGATGCGCTGGCCGCCCGCCGCCAGCGCGCCGCGCAGATCGAGGAGGAGGCCGAGCTCTCCGGCACGCCGGCACCCGCCATGGGCTAG
- a CDS encoding DUF72 domain-containing protein → MAHRRTGDIRIGVSGWTYAPWRGNFYPKGVTQKRELSFAASRFPALEINGTFYGLQRPDAFARWAEETPDDFVFAVKGSRFITHTKRLLDIEAPLANFLASGLLRLGPKLGPLLWQFPPNFQFDAALMKDFFALLPHDTRAAARLAGRHDHRLDGRDWTTTDAQRPLRHAVEIRHESFRDPAFIDLLRARDIALVCADTVKWPLLMDATADFVYCRLHGSQELYRSRYSEEALKRWAARVRAWSQGRSMKDGEFASEKPAEARPRDVFVFFDNTDKLHAPEDAARLMALLHVEWEKEAPAKAA, encoded by the coding sequence ATGGCACACAGGCGCACCGGCGACATCCGCATCGGCGTGTCCGGGTGGACCTACGCCCCCTGGCGCGGGAATTTCTATCCGAAGGGCGTGACGCAGAAGCGCGAGCTGAGCTTCGCCGCGTCGCGCTTCCCGGCGCTGGAGATCAACGGCACCTTCTACGGGCTGCAAAGGCCGGACGCCTTCGCCCGCTGGGCGGAGGAGACGCCGGACGATTTCGTCTTCGCGGTGAAAGGCTCGCGCTTCATCACCCACACCAAGCGCCTGCTCGACATCGAGGCGCCGCTGGCGAACTTCCTCGCCTCCGGCCTCTTGCGGTTAGGCCCCAAGCTCGGGCCGCTGCTCTGGCAGTTTCCGCCGAATTTCCAGTTCGACGCCGCGCTGATGAAGGATTTCTTCGCCCTGCTGCCGCACGACACTCGCGCCGCGGCGCGGCTCGCCGGCCGGCACGATCATCGCCTCGACGGGCGCGATTGGACGACGACCGACGCGCAGCGGCCGCTGCGCCATGCCGTCGAGATCCGCCATGAGAGCTTTCGCGATCCCGCTTTCATCGACCTGCTGCGCGCGCGTGACATCGCGCTGGTCTGCGCCGACACGGTGAAGTGGCCCCTGCTGATGGATGCCACCGCCGACTTCGTCTATTGCCGGCTGCACGGCTCGCAGGAGCTCTACCGCTCGCGCTACAGCGAGGAGGCGCTGAAGCGCTGGGCCGCGCGGGTGCGGGCCTGGTCGCAGGGCCGGTCGATGAAGGATGGCGAGTTCGCGAGCGAGAAGCCGGCCGAGGCCCGCCCGCGCGATGTGTTCGTCTTCTTCGACAACACCGACAAGCTGCACGCGCCCGAGGACGCCGCCCGGCTGATGGCGCTGCTGCATGTGGAATGGGAGAAGGAGGCGCCGGCCAAGGCGGCGTAA
- a CDS encoding thermonuclease family protein, whose protein sequence is MSGRIWAPSSSSAAAPARAARHRLAACLLLGGLLAALAFAPAHAEPAACPDGYAGKGRVAAIGPAGDLALADGAVLRLAGLSAAGAETELRAALDEIVGRDVAIAAGPKDRYGRLPGLVRLDGSTETVQAALLARGLAVARPEHGFLGCMAALLAAERPAREARRGVWARLPLDARNVAAIRAREGRFTIVAGRVLSVGNTRTLGYLNFGPVWRQDMTGRLPPSTRVALEACGMDPAGLAGKRVALRGTVTESGGPAIELRFAEQIDGQIDGQADGNEDKRRTGVE, encoded by the coding sequence ATGTCGGGACGCATATGGGCGCCCTCTTCATCATCTGCCGCTGCGCCGGCCCGCGCCGCGCGGCATCGTCTCGCTGCATGCCTCCTGCTTGGCGGCCTGCTCGCCGCGCTCGCCTTCGCTCCGGCGCATGCCGAGCCCGCGGCCTGTCCGGACGGCTATGCCGGCAAGGGCCGTGTCGCCGCCATCGGCCCGGCCGGTGACCTCGCATTGGCCGACGGCGCCGTGCTGCGCCTTGCCGGGCTCTCGGCCGCCGGCGCAGAAACCGAATTGCGCGCGGCGCTGGACGAAATCGTCGGCCGCGACGTCGCCATCGCGGCCGGTCCGAAGGACCGCTACGGCCGGCTGCCCGGCCTCGTCCGCCTCGACGGCAGCACCGAGACCGTGCAGGCGGCACTGCTCGCCCGCGGCCTCGCCGTCGCTCGGCCGGAGCACGGCTTCCTCGGCTGCATGGCCGCACTCCTCGCCGCCGAACGGCCGGCCCGCGAGGCGAGGCGCGGCGTCTGGGCGAGGCTGCCACTCGACGCCCGCAATGTCGCGGCGATCCGCGCCCGCGAGGGCCGCTTCACGATCGTGGCAGGGCGCGTGCTGAGTGTTGGAAACACGCGCACGCTGGGCTACCTCAATTTCGGCCCGGTTTGGCGGCAGGACATGACCGGACGGCTGCCGCCGTCGACGCGAGTCGCGCTCGAAGCCTGCGGCATGGACCCGGCGGGGCTCGCGGGCAAGCGCGTGGCGCTGCGCGGCACCGTGACGGAATCCGGCGGGCCGGCGATCGAGCTGCGCTTCGCGGAGCAGATCGATGGGCAGATCGACGGGCAGGCCGACGGAAACGAGGATAAGAGGCGAACGGGGGTAGAGTGA
- a CDS encoding M48 family metalloprotease: MSRGLALALALGGSLLLGACAALNDSTSATAPTPPPRLEEALTPAQRQEHERLVASYGGAYNNPKLQAQIEGVVNRLVAASERPNLHYRVTILNSPAVNAFALPNGSLYVTRGLLSLASDNSELASVLSHEMAHVIANHAATREDQMKQAVLVSRVISDVVNDSDLGALALARSRISLASFSRGQELEADAIGVGISARAGFDPYGAERFLTTMGRQASIRSSSMSQSAGAEATDFLATHPANPERISIVMANAREYASPDKPGERDRKQYLAAIDGLVYGDDPKEGFVRGRRFFHPKLGFTFTAPEGFTLENTSQAVLGASTSGREALRLDAVRVAGDQSLAQYLSSGWIEGVEISTVESLVLNGFPAATAVARGEQWSFRMFAIRFGSDVYRLIFAARQLTPELDKQFREAAETFRRVSIEEAENVKPLRIRIVTAGLTDNSERMAAKMDVQDRALERFLVLNGLNKGDKLSYGEQYKIIAE, translated from the coding sequence TTGTCGCGCGGCCTTGCGCTCGCCCTCGCGCTCGGCGGCTCGCTCCTGCTCGGCGCCTGCGCCGCGCTCAACGATTCCACCAGCGCCACCGCGCCCACCCCGCCGCCGCGCCTCGAGGAAGCACTCACACCGGCCCAGCGCCAGGAGCATGAGCGCCTCGTCGCCTCCTATGGCGGCGCCTACAACAATCCGAAGCTGCAGGCGCAGATCGAGGGCGTGGTGAACCGTCTGGTCGCCGCTTCCGAGCGGCCGAACCTGCATTACCGCGTCACCATCCTCAACTCGCCGGCGGTGAACGCCTTCGCTCTGCCGAACGGCTCGCTCTACGTCACGCGCGGCCTGCTCTCGCTCGCCTCCGACAATTCCGAGCTCGCCTCGGTGCTGTCGCATGAGATGGCGCATGTCATCGCCAACCATGCGGCGACGCGCGAGGACCAGATGAAGCAGGCGGTGCTGGTGAGCCGCGTCATCTCCGACGTCGTCAACGATTCCGACCTCGGCGCGCTGGCGCTGGCGCGCAGCCGCATCTCGCTCGCCTCCTTCTCGCGCGGGCAGGAGCTGGAGGCGGACGCCATCGGCGTCGGCATCAGCGCCCGCGCCGGCTTCGATCCCTATGGCGCCGAGCGTTTCCTCACCACCATGGGCCGGCAGGCCTCGATCCGCTCCTCCTCGATGAGCCAGAGCGCCGGCGCCGAGGCCACCGACTTCCTGGCGACCCACCCGGCCAATCCGGAGCGCATCTCCATCGTCATGGCCAATGCACGCGAATACGCCTCGCCGGACAAGCCGGGCGAGCGCGACCGCAAGCAGTACCTCGCCGCCATCGACGGCCTCGTCTATGGCGACGACCCGAAAGAAGGCTTCGTGCGCGGCCGGCGCTTCTTCCATCCCAAGCTCGGCTTCACCTTCACCGCGCCGGAAGGCTTCACGCTGGAGAACACCTCGCAGGCGGTGCTCGGCGCCAGCACCTCTGGCCGTGAGGCGCTGCGGCTCGACGCGGTGCGCGTCGCCGGCGACCAGTCGCTGGCGCAGTACCTCTCCTCCGGCTGGATCGAGGGCGTCGAGATTTCGACGGTGGAGAGCCTGGTGCTGAACGGCTTCCCTGCCGCCACCGCGGTGGCGCGCGGCGAGCAGTGGTCGTTCCGCATGTTCGCCATCCGCTTCGGCAGCGACGTCTATCGGCTGATCTTCGCCGCGCGCCAGCTCACCCCCGAGCTCGACAAGCAGTTCCGCGAGGCGGCCGAGACCTTCCGCCGCGTCTCCATCGAGGAGGCGGAGAACGTCAAGCCGCTGCGCATCCGCATCGTCACGGCGGGGCTGACCGACAATTCCGAACGGATGGCGGCGAAGATGGACGTGCAGGACCGCGCGCTGGAGCGCTTCCTCGTCCTCAACGGGCTGAACAAGGGCGACAAGCTCTCCTATGGCGAGCAGTACAAGATCATCGCCGAGTAG
- a CDS encoding RNA polymerase factor sigma-32 yields the protein MSDKAGRSTQIARAAMAAPLLDRTEEYELARRWAEQHDEKALHALIHAHMRLAIAIARRFRNYGLPMPDLIQEGHIGLMEAASRFETTHEVRFATYASWWIRAAIQDYVLRNWSIVRGGTSSGQKALFFNLRRVRARLERANGGAGETTREEMHRSIAEKLGVSEIEVARMDARLNVPDLSLNAPLSFGEEDGAERMDQLVAADPLPDEQVSMEIDGERRRRWLQGALRGLNEREFRIIEARRLTEDSETLEVLGERLGISKERVRQIESRAIEKLRIALTRSPDVPAGAFSA from the coding sequence ATGAGCGACAAGGCCGGCCGCAGCACCCAGATCGCGCGCGCGGCGATGGCCGCGCCGCTGCTCGACCGCACCGAGGAATATGAGCTCGCCCGCCGCTGGGCCGAGCAGCATGACGAGAAGGCGCTGCACGCGCTGATCCACGCGCATATGCGCCTCGCCATCGCCATCGCCCGCCGCTTCCGCAATTACGGCCTGCCCATGCCCGACCTGATCCAGGAGGGCCATATCGGGCTGATGGAGGCCGCCTCCCGCTTCGAGACCACGCATGAGGTGCGCTTCGCCACCTATGCCTCCTGGTGGATCCGGGCGGCGATCCAGGACTATGTGCTGCGCAACTGGTCCATCGTGCGCGGCGGCACCTCCTCCGGCCAGAAGGCGCTGTTCTTCAACCTGCGGCGCGTGCGCGCAAGGCTGGAGCGGGCCAATGGCGGCGCCGGCGAGACCACGCGCGAGGAGATGCACCGCTCCATCGCCGAGAAGCTGGGGGTGAGCGAGATCGAGGTGGCGCGCATGGATGCGCGGCTCAACGTGCCCGATCTGTCGCTCAACGCGCCGCTCTCCTTCGGCGAGGAGGACGGGGCCGAGCGCATGGACCAGCTCGTGGCCGCCGATCCGCTGCCGGACGAGCAGGTGTCGATGGAGATCGACGGCGAGCGCCGCCGGCGCTGGCTGCAGGGCGCGCTGCGCGGCCTGAACGAGCGCGAGTTCCGCATCATCGAGGCGCGCCGGCTCACTGAGGACAGCGAGACGCTGGAAGTACTGGGCGAGCGGCTCGGCATTTCCAAGGAGCGGGTGCGGCAGATCGAGAGCCGCGCCATCGAGAAACTGCGCATCGCCCTGACCCGCAGCCCCGACGTCCCCGCGGGGGCGTTCTCGGCGTGA
- a CDS encoding CarD family transcriptional regulator — MTSTKKPSTNIRQGFKTGEHIVYPSHGVGRITSIEEQEVAGFKLELFVIHFEKDKMTLRVPVPKIASVGMRKLSEPTILKKALETLKGRARVKRTMWSRRAQEYEAKINSGDLVAISEVVRDLYRSEAQPEQSYSERQLYEAALDRMARELAAVDNLTETEAIKLIEQNLLKGPRRVGKGEAEAELDAAEEEADTEEAAA, encoded by the coding sequence ATGACGTCGACCAAGAAGCCGTCCACCAATATCCGCCAGGGCTTCAAGACGGGCGAGCACATCGTCTATCCGTCCCATGGCGTTGGACGCATCACCTCGATCGAGGAACAGGAAGTGGCGGGCTTCAAGCTCGAGCTCTTCGTGATCCACTTCGAGAAGGACAAGATGACGCTGCGCGTTCCTGTCCCGAAGATCGCTTCCGTCGGCATGCGCAAGCTCTCCGAGCCCACCATCCTGAAGAAGGCGCTGGAGACCCTGAAGGGCCGCGCCCGCGTGAAGCGCACCATGTGGAGCCGCCGCGCGCAGGAATACGAGGCCAAGATCAATTCCGGCGATCTCGTCGCGATCTCGGAGGTCGTGCGCGACCTCTACCGTTCCGAGGCGCAGCCCGAGCAGTCCTATTCCGAGCGCCAGCTCTATGAGGCCGCGCTTGACCGCATGGCGCGCGAGCTCGCCGCCGTCGACAACCTCACCGAGACCGAGGCGATCAAGCTGATCGAGCAGAACCTGCTCAAGGGTCCGCGCCGCGTCGGCAAGGGCGAGGCCGAGGCCGAGCTCGATGCCGCCGAGGAAGAGGCGGACACCGAGGAAGCCGCCGCCTGA
- the fdxA gene encoding ferredoxin FdxA — protein MTYVVTDNCIKCKYTDCVSVCPVDCFYEGENFLVIHPDECIDCGVCEPECPAEAIKPDTEPGLDKWLSLNAEYAKVWPNITDRKDPLPDAKEWDGVPDKLQYLSPEPGKQD, from the coding sequence ATGACCTACGTAGTCACGGATAATTGCATCAAGTGCAAATACACCGACTGCGTCTCCGTGTGCCCGGTGGACTGCTTCTACGAGGGCGAGAACTTCCTGGTCATCCACCCGGACGAGTGCATCGACTGCGGCGTGTGCGAGCCGGAATGCCCGGCCGAGGCGATCAAGCCGGACACCGAGCCGGGGCTCGACAAATGGCTTTCGCTCAACGCCGAATACGCCAAGGTCTGGCCGAACATCACCGACCGCAAGGACCCGCTCCCCGACGCAAAGGAGTGGGATGGTGTGCCCGACAAGCTACAGTATCTGTCCCCCGAACCGGGTAAGCAGGACTGA
- a CDS encoding RNA-binding S4 domain-containing protein encodes MVEDAGSPTRHRLDVWLWHARCVRTRSSASALVKAGRIRLNGTRVTTPSQAVRLGDVLTITLDSSVKLWRVTGFIDRRGDARAAATTYVEVEAPDAQGSHAP; translated from the coding sequence GTGGTGGAGGACGCTGGCAGCCCCACGCGCCACCGCCTCGATGTCTGGCTCTGGCATGCGCGCTGCGTGCGCACGCGCTCAAGTGCTAGCGCGCTGGTGAAGGCCGGCCGCATCCGGCTCAACGGCACCCGCGTCACCACCCCGAGCCAGGCCGTGCGGCTCGGCGACGTGCTCACCATCACCCTCGATTCCAGCGTCAAGCTGTGGCGCGTCACCGGATTTATCGACCGCCGGGGGGATGCGCGCGCCGCTGCCACGACCTATGTGGAGGTGGAGGCGCCGGACGCTCAGGGCAGCCATGCGCCGTGA